Proteins found in one Anopheles aquasalis chromosome 3, idAnoAquaMG_Q_19, whole genome shotgun sequence genomic segment:
- the LOC126579112 gene encoding inositol monophosphatase 1-like codes for MDLDECYDHVLTLVASAGSLIAARNSERKRVVEKSSNIDLLTETDQQVERLLMQGISDKYPDHRFIGEEETSEGKKAELTDAPTWIIDPVDGTMNFVHSFPHSCISIALLVEKRAEIAIIYNPIVGQKFTARRGAGAFLNGQPIRVSGETRLAYALATTEFGTSREEEKTTVVLENIGKLIRKVHGMRSLGSAALNMAMVALGGADFNYEFGIHAWDIAAGDLLVREAGGVCIDPAGGPLDLMSRRVLCASTQQLADQVVSELTQYYPQPRD; via the exons ATGGATTTGGACGAATGTTATGACCACGTGCTAACCCTGGTCGCTAGTGCAGGCAGC CTGATCGCAGCAAGGAATTCCGAGCGCAAACGGGTGGTCGAAAAGTCCAGCAACATCGATCTGCTTACCGAAACCGACCAGCAGGTAGAGCGGCTGCTGATGCAGGGCATTAGCGACAAATACCCGGACCACAG ATTCATCGGAGAGGAAGAAACGAGCGAGGGCAAGAAGGCCGAACTGACCGATGCACCGACCTGGATTATCGATCCGGTCGACGGAACGATGAACTTTGTGCACAGCTTCCCACATTCCTGCATCTCGattgcgctgctggtggagaaaCGGGCCGAGATTGCCATCATCTACAATCCCATCGTTGGCCAGAAGTTTACGGCGCGCCGGGGTGCCGGAGCGTTCCTGAACGGTCAACCGATCCGTGTGTCCGGTGAGACGCGCCTAGCGTACGCACTGGCAACCACCGAGTTTGGGACGAGCCGtgaagaagagaagacgaCCGTGGTGCTCGAGAACATTGGCAAGCTTATCCGGAAGGTGCACGG CATGCGAAGCCTGGGATCGGCTGCACTCAACATGGCCATGGTGGCACTCGGTGGTGCGGACTTCAACTACGAGTTCGGCATTCATGCCTGGGATATTGCGGCGGGCGATCTGTTGGTACGCGAAGCGGGCGGTGTCTGTATCGATCCGGCCGGTGGACCACTGGATCTGATGTCACgccgtgtgctgtgtgccagCACGCAACAGTTGGCCGACCAGGTGGTATCCGAACTAACCCAGTACTATCCGCAACCGAGAGACTAA